The DNA sequence CAAATGAAAGTAAATTTGAAGCACTTTATGCAACGTATAAAAGTGAGATAAAAGAGGTAAAGGTAGATCAAAGTGATTTTGAAATGATAAGAGCTGTAATCGTTTTTGGAATGTTTGTCATGATCTTTTTATTTACCTGTATTAAGAGTCTGCAGGCTATGGCGGGAGAAAGGGAAAGCAAGATTTATGAACGTATCTGCATAAGCTCAATTAAACACTATGAATATGTTTCGGGGCACATCTTAGGAGCATATGGTATTTTGATGATTCAAATGATTATCCAAGGCATAATCATGAATGCACTGGGCTTAACATTTGGATTAAGATTATTTTCATTCATAGGTATTTGTATGGTACTCGGGGTAGTTGGACTTTCTCTTAGTTTAGTGATACTTGCATGTACTAAAAATACACAGGGGTATTTTGTTGTTGGAAGCTTTGTTATTTCGCCATTATGTATGTTGAGCGGCTGTATATTTCCTAAAGAATTTTTGCCGGATATAGTTAATAAGGTGGCGCTATTGTCTCCTGTGAGGTGGGTGATGACACTCTACAATGCTGTAATAACAGGGGCAAGTTTTGAAGAAATATTTGCCAGTGTACTAGTTGCACTAGGGCTATCAATTGTACTGGTTTTAATGGGAATGGCTACCCAGAATTCCAGAAAAATGATGAGATAGAAGAAAATACTTCTTTGGAGTAAAAAGATATTTATATAATGTATAAATAAGCCTCAAATAATCCATCCTATAAGATGAAAATAATAAATGATGAGGTGAAGTAGATGGATGAGGTAACTAAGCAAAATATTCCTCAGCAAGGGTCACAAAAAAGCAGAGAAAGAAGTGGGTTAGAGAAAGATCCGGGGACACAGACTACAGATTTTAAAAAACATTGGAATAAAAATAAAAATAATAATCGTTAATC is a window from the Cellulosilyticum sp. I15G10I2 genome containing:
- a CDS encoding ABC transporter permease; translated protein: MRNIYNIAKHSVRMFFNNQFSILLLVAPIFVTVLLVMMLSGNKFSSGAQIGVVRSEKTVGVQVFLEEMGKELNITYLDEKTARAYLEQKKINGILIIRTDNLLRDLMEGKKNLEVIGVGDDPVIEFIVAQLERALSSTYTFAKLSSANESKFEALYATYKSEIKEVKVDQSDFEMIRAVIVFGMFVMIFLFTCIKSLQAMAGERESKIYERICISSIKHYEYVSGHILGAYGILMIQMIIQGIIMNALGLTFGLRLFSFIGICMVLGVVGLSLSLVILACTKNTQGYFVVGSFVISPLCMLSGCIFPKEFLPDIVNKVALLSPVRWVMTLYNAVITGASFEEIFASVLVALGLSIVLVLMGMATQNSRKMMR